The stretch of DNA gcaaAGAAAAGGGGACAGAAGTCCCTAGTTGAAGAGATAAAGCAAATCAACTGATCAAAGAGTTGAGAGGACATTTATGAGATCAGGAGAGATTAAAAAAATGGAAGCCAAAGGTCACTATTTTCTCATATCATGTAGATGTGTGAGCCTGCGGGGGCATCCAGTGCAAATCCAgtcaaagtaaaagtcctgcattcaaagttcCATTCAACTAAAAGTACCAAAGTATTATCAGCTAAAATGTACTCCAAGtctcagagaaagaaaagaaaaagtaccCCTGTGACTGATACACTGTATCATCATGTATGACTTTATTAGATTTTAACACTGATGCATCGGTGCACAGGTAGCAATTTACTGCTAGAGCTGTAACTAGTTTGAAGTACTTTTATACAAGATGAATTCTGGAGCAGTCTTTTAAAATACTGACGGAGTAGGACAGACAAAAGGAACAAACTTCTGCTGCACGTTTGTCTTGTCTTTGCTTTCCTGTGAAATGTTAGAAAAGTTGACCTCTTTgggctttttatttaaatgtattaaaatgaaACCATCTGAGCAGTTTAGAAGAAACATGTCTACTTCGGTGGAACTGGTAACAACTCATAGACATATTTTAGTAGTTTTGTCCCGTCTATCTTTACCAATGTATTTTATAAGCTTACCCTtgtgctttttaaatgtaaaaatccTAATCTAAACAGAAACTActattataataatttatactttattaatcctgcaagggaaattacaatgttttcattctgttattattattatacacatgaCCCACAGGCCTGAATTATATGCATGCTatacatgctcagtacctatgcATGCTATGCATgcacactaatggagagatttaagagtgagggagctgcccacAGACAGGCACCCCGAGCAGGGGTGGGGTTCGGTTCACCTTGGCCAAGCTACCACACGGAAGGTGAACTGGTACCTTTCCAGGTACCAGCCCACCACCatacttttggtccatatggggacttgaaccagcaaccctctggttaccaacccaactccctactgactgagctactgccaccctaTAACAAACATAGTTTAGTCAAAAGTACAATGTTTCCCTCTGTAATGTCGTGGAGTAAAAGCATAAAGTAGCATGAAATTGAaacactcaagtaaagtaccttaAAACTAAACTTAAGAATAGTActtgtgtaaatgtgcagtaaaTGTGAAAGCAAATTAACAGCTACCTGCAACAGAGTTATTACACCATGGCTGTGTCTGTGGCGTTTGCAGTCTTTCAGTAATCTCGTAACCTGGAGGTAACCTACTTACAGTAATATCACAACTGAGCTGATAATGGCACCAGTGAGGGGAGCtacaatgcaaaaaaataaaaaataaaactcatttGGTGAGTGATATTGTTGATTCAGTACTCTCAGTTTAGCTTGAGGATTTTCCATGTTACAAATTTGTTCAGCTATCACATCTAAACAGGTTATACAACGACTTAAACCAGCTAAACAAGTCATTAATATGGTCTCTCTCTGGTTTCAGAAGCTGGAAGATTATTAGGTTTTCACCTCTTGTCTGTTTGTTAACAATGTGTCTTAAAATGTAACCGATTTGGCTGAAGTTTGGTGGACAGATAACGCTTGCCCTAaggattttagttttttttaagctctGGTGCAAGGGACTTAAaggaaaatgaacaaaaaaggtTCTGTACTGAGTGTGTGGCCAGATAGGAATTTGGGTTATGTTGCTATTTGTTGTGACCCTTGACTGCAAAGAGCAGAATGTTTTGGTGTACGCTGTTAGCGAGACCTTCTTAGTCTGATAGTGATCTCAACCATATGTGGGCCTTTCCCAGTACAAGCGAGTAAATAAGGATCACATTCAAGCTCATACCCTTACAAATACTAGTCTCATTACACAGCACAATAACCGAAAGTCAGCCATACAGAGCACGCTCATTAACACAAATTTAAGCCTTCAGCAAAGAACATTATGAATCTGTTTCGACCTGTAGCGCTGCATAGACTGTAGAGGTGGCGCGTTTACAGGCCCTGTACAGTATCACCCAGTCATTACTCATTATTATATTTCACTTATTACATACTTGCAGGCAAGATAATGCATGCGGTGGGTTTCAATGAATGAGGACCAATGGGGGTTTGCTAAAGAAAACAACTTAATTCTTTTATCTCGTCGATGTTACATAATAATCACTCAGATAACAGTCCAGTAGTGCAATTATGGAGATGCAAGATAAGTTAATATTTGGAGagaatatttgtttttgttaggtCTTGCCTTTTAACTATATTTTCAAATTAGCgagtcaacacacacaaaactgcaGCCCCCTCATGCTTCCACCTTTGATTTTGTAGGATGCTGTTCTTCCCAATTTTTCTCCTACAATGACATCACTGAATGCTTAACTCAAAGTAACATATTACTACATGAGAATAGAGTCCTGAGGTGTGACAAGAGTGTAAAGAACACAGCTGTTCAACCAGCTGCTACTGAGCTAGGGGAAacatatgtggtgtgtgtgtatgtgtgtgtgtgtgtgtgtgtgtgtgtgtgtgtgtgtgtgtgtgtgtgcgtgtgtgcgtgcatgtgtgtgtgtgcatccacCAACCTGTATATCCGTGAGTTCCTTTGTCAACCGCTGAGTCAACAGTGAGTTGTTATCCTGGCAGGGGATGTGCAATTtctaaaacacacagaaacactctACTTTTTAGATAATTTAATCTCTGTAAATTGACTCGTCACAATATAAATCACGAGTACATAGAGAAATTAAGTTAACATGTTATGATATTAAAACAAGAAGCCGCAGGGTTCTGACAACCTTCTGAAGATGAAACTGTCCATGTGGTCACAACAGACCCAGAGCCTCAGTCTTCAAAGCACTGAGATTCTAAAAGTTTAAAAACTATTCACTCATAATGCACTTCTGAATAAGGTTTAAAAAAccaacccctttttttttaaaaaaaaaaaaagggggggatttttcaaaaaaaattttttaaaaaaaaaaaaaaaaaaaaaaaaaaaagaaaaaaaaaaaaaaaataaaaaaaaaaaaatttctttctttttttttatgaaaaaaaaaaaaaaaaaaaaaaaaaaaaaaaaaaaaagaggggtaggttttaaattaaaaaaaaaaaaaaaagaaaagaaaaattcattattctttaaaaaaaaaaaaaaaaaaaaaaaaaaaaaaaaaaaaaaaaaaaaaaaaaaaaaaaaaaaaaaaaaaaaaaaaaaaaaaaaaaaaaaaaataaaaaaaaaaaaaaaaaaaaaaaaaaaaaaagggaaaaaaaaaaaaaaaataaaaaaaaataaaaaaaaaaaaaaaaaaaaaaaaaaaaaaaaataaaaaaaaaaaaaaaaaaaaaaaaaagagaataaaaaaaaaaaaaaaaccaaaaaaaaaaaaaaaaaaaaaaaaaaaaaaaaaaaaaattttaaaaagaataaaaaaaaaaaaaaaaaaaaaaaaaaaaaaaaaaaaaaaaaaaaaaaaaaaaaaaaaaaaaaaaaaaaaaaaaaaaaaaaagagaaggggaagaaaaaaagaaaaaaaagaaaaaaaaaaaaaaaaaaaaaaaagaaaagaagaaaaaaaaaaaagaaagaaggaaaaaaaataaaaaaaaaaaaaaaaaaaaaaaaaaaaaaaaaaaaaaagaagaaaaaaaaaaaaaaaaagaaaaaaaaagacatcttaatttaaaaagaaaaactgcttTCTTCTTtaattttattacttttttactttttttaaaaataaaaggaaaaattatcaacggaaaaaaaaaaaaggaaaagagaagggGAGGAAGGGGGGGGAAAGGAGGGGAGGAACAAGAGaggaacaaaaaggaaaaaaaaaaaaaaaaacaaaaacaaaaaaaaaaaaaagaaaaagggagggggagaaagaagaaaaaaaaaaaaaaaataaaaaaaaaaaaaaatatatcttaaTATGAAAAATGCAATCAAAGACagcaccacttttttttttttacagtgtaactgaaataaaaggagaCTCTAGACACAAACTCCAACTTCCTTTAACTTAAGTCTGCCTCAAAAGCTCAGTAATTAACAAATTACATCTCATTCGTTTAATctgacaaaaaccaaagtgtaaaaatgtcaaGTCGCGGTTTTACAAGTGGTTTTGTGCTCATTTATTTCTAGGCACTTCCTGAAGTCTGGTCATCACTACGGGGTTGCTAGGAATCCAGCAGAGACTTCAGgaagtgatttctttttttttacctttgaaTAGAGCTAGGCTAACTGTTTCCCCTTGTTTCCAAGTCTTTttgctaagctatgctaaccGGTTGCTGACCGTAGCCTAATATTTAGCGGAGAGTTGCTCTCTAGGAGGGTGGAATCAATCTTCTAATCTTACTCtcaacaaaaaaagcaaataaaagcacttctcaaaatgttgaactattcatTTGAAAGCGTACATAATAATACACATATTAGATCAACTATGAGGTCTACACTCTGTAGTTGATTTCAGTCGGTGTCCATGGCTGTGTTCATAAGATTACATGGGAAATAATGGATTGTTGGAGGAAAACCTTTTCAGATTGTGCTATATGGTCTGTTTCTTACTGTCAGGACACAGCAAGTGGTAGAACCCAAGGAGAGCTCATTGTGATTCGCTCACTCAGAAggctataaataaatatgcaatgGTGAAATCAGATCAAACAGAATTAAATGCAGGCAGTGTCTTCAGTGGGTCTGCTGCTGTCTCTTACCTCTCCCTGGTAAACAATGTGACCGATGGGACAGATCATGGAGGCAGTACCGGAGCCAAACATCCCTTTGACCCGCTGCTGCTTCAGAGCCGAGCACAGCTGGCTCATGGTCAGGTAGCGCTCTGTCACCTTAAACTCCCCCTGTGAGCAAAGAAGGCAGCGGAAGGACCACAGGAAACGGGATGACTAATTTGGAATATTTATCCATTCACGTTGACCTTtatggtttttgtttttcttacccATTTCCTGGTCAGTTCCAGGACACTCAGTCGGGTCACACCTGGGAGTATGAGGCCGTCCAAAGGTGGAGTTGCAAGTTCCTCCTCTGAACAAAACAATTACTGTAATTAATAAatagaacaacaacaaaaaacaaaaaacttttaaGGCAagctggaataaaaaaaaaagaaaaaagaaatggatTACTGAAGATGCAATTATGTTGTAGTGACAAATCTGTAAAACATGAAGTGTCCAAAGCACACCAGAGTGGGAACATCGTTTGCATTTATGGTGCATTACGGAAGTTGAACCAACAACCCCTTTAGACCCCTTCACCTACAGCACAAAAATGTGATCGGTCGAGTCGGGTTCTGGTAGTGCCACTAACCTCCATCCTCATTGATCCAGTGCAGGAAGAGGTTCATAGTGCCTGCTTCAGTGATCTGGTGGTCCTCTCCGTACAGCCACAGCGCCTGCTGACACCCGTGCTCCTCTGCTTCATACTGGGGGAACAAGGAACAGCCATAGTTCCTGCCGAAATCCAAAGCGACAAACAATTGAATTTTTTGCAGTTACAGTTGCTACAAGCaactttgagtgtgtgtgtgtgtgtgtgtgtgtgtgtgtgtgttagagtgagagagagagagagagagagagagaactgttTGTCAAAGCTTTACATCTTTGAATTCAAGacaatattttgtatttttattgggGCAGAACTGTCAAAAGCTTGATATGTCTGCTCCTTACACAACCATGGTTGAGTGCATTGATGGATTATCAgtgaataaaaactaaaacatgcTCACAGTATGCGGCTACTTACCCTCCCATCTTGCAATCTCCAGTTCCTCCTTTCCAGGCCCGTGTGTACTTCGGGTCGGCCCACATGGACAGGGGCCCTGCCTTGTTCTTGAAGTAAGAGCCCACTTGACACAAGATCACATAGAGCAAGGCACTGCCAGGCTTCCTTAGACCCAGAGCGGGCTACCGtggacacataaacacatagcAATGTATTTTATATGTCATTTAATTAAATAGAATACACATTCTGCCTCCACATATTTTTGAAGCACATCACTATCCTCCTTACCTCAGTGGCAATAAATGTTGGTCTGATGTAGAGACTGCCTGAGTCTGAGTGAGGAACCCAGTCCTGGTCAGTCTCTACCAGTCGCTTGATACACTCCAGAAACTCTGACTCATCAAAGGCctagaggaaggagagaggtggagaaagagaaagataagGAGAGTGGAGTAGAGGTGGAGTGggagaacagaaaacacaagtaAAGAACAGAAAAGAGGGTAGCTATGGCACTTAGATGAAATATCAGAAGTGGAAAGTTGGAAGGTAATCATTtcttccattcatccatccatctcatTCCTCCATCTTACAGGTAAACACGCTCTCTTAGCGGTGTTGGACATGCGTTTCAAGTTGAGCATGGGTCTGAAGAAGCGCAGTTGGTTGTCATCCCCACGGTATGCCTTCAACCCTTCATACAGCTGGTGAGAAGAGAAGATCAGGGGTCATAGTTAAGGTTTTACAAATACTGAGGCCATGAGTTCAACCACCCATACCCTATTCTAATTCCGCCTTACATGATaaagattttttcttcttctaattttatttaagGAGAGGAAATTTCTGTTCATAAACATATACGGAAATTAGGAAATGATCAGGAAGTTACAGGCCCATAAAATAAAGCAGTGCAGGTCTACATGCTGTTTCAAAACCCTCTCCATGCTGTCTGGAATACAATTCGGGTGAAGGAATcgaaaattatttatttatttagtcaaAGCGGTGTCGCAACACTGGAATTAGCTGGTAAAATACCCACCATGTGGCACCAGGTTGCTAAAATTCCTGGAAATCAAATTGTCAAATCAGGTCAAGTCAGTCTCCTGACATAATGTAACAAGAGAGGACATGTCAAATCCATTTTAGAAGTTTGAATGCTTCCTGCTCGGCATACCTGTATGGCGTAATGTAGTGACGAAGTGGCCGGGTGGAGAGACAGGTTCCCAAAGGGCTTGATGAGCGGAGCCTGCCAGCCCTCACTCGCATTCCACTCTACGGTCAGCATGTGGTCAGTGAAGACGGTCCCGAAGGGAATCACGTTCGGTTTGGGCTTTAGAGTGGAGGACAGCTCGATAACCAGGTCAGCTGCCTGGTTACATATAACACAACAGCAGAGAAAATAGTGACATTTAAGGAAAAGGTGTCCATGTAACATAAAACACAGGAACACATAACTATGTTTACTTTGGCACGATCTCCACAGATGGTTATCAACCAAACccaaaaatgtatcatttttAACACTTCAGTGCGCCTTCTAAGCAAAGCATAGGGAAACAGCGATTGTTACTCGTCAGActtcttccttcttccttcttccttcttccttcGTCCCACTCGATTGCAACACACAACTGCATGACAaacatcacatcaaaatgtgCGTCTTGATGGGAATTGCTGCACTGTGACTGCCAAGTGTAGTTTTCACTCAAGGAGTTAGAgtccaaaaaaaacattcaacttGTTGCCTGTTATTCTGTTATTCCATGTTGTTTTTCCTTACAATCTGTGATTGGCCAGCAGAGGTTGCTGTAACATTGACAGTGTGATGGGATAACTCATGCAACATTAGTCACGGTTCTCACGCCACACACCTCAGTGCTGGAAAACCAGACACCAGACCAGTGAGACAGTAATGAGACAAAGAAAGGAACTGTAACTGAAACCAGGGTGCTATATGTATATCTTTCTAAACTAACCCATGCAGAGGTCAAACATCATAGTAAGACAGAGCAGAATAGCATTATATTAGCATTGAGAGGGCTTGGATCTGAGTTCAACACAACATCCTATAGACATGTAAATAGTTAAATAATAGtaaaagaaaattgcaataGTAAATTTagataattaaaaatataaatttaaattattttgagaTGTAAAACTTGTCAGTCTCTTTGTTCATTATGTCTTCCTGACTACCTTTATGATGTTGCAAGAAAAGCAGGTTGGAAAATACCAGCATGTGTAATAGAACAATTGCTGTTCTGTTCTTTCCTGCTATTCCAGGCTGAGTCATTGTTTTACAGTAAAGAGACATGTCTTCCTGGTATGCCAATCAGTTACGTGTCTGTTCCAATTGTCTAGGATTAGGCTGACTCTGTGTCCTCTCCTTCCAGGTGCAGAAGGTAGCTTGCACAATAATCCTAGATTACTGGAACGTGTCAGGGGCGACAACAGTACAACACCGTGTGAAAGTGATCAGAGTACTGCATTGTTTTCCACTGtacttcatttttttctcattgtctCTGATTCTCTTTTTAGTATTACATAAAATTCCCATATACATAATAGCATCTTCATTCATTTAATGTTCCTTTTTAAAAGCATGTCTTCTCTGTTACTATTTATCTGCATTCTCCAAACCAAAGTCAACACtcatccttgtgtgtgtgtgtgtgtgtgtgtgtgtgtgtgtgtgtgtgtctgtctgcacatGTCCACCCTAATCTGTACCTGATCCTGCTGTCTACTGCTCAAGCATTCAGGGTCAGAAAACAAGCAAAGCTCCAGCTACTTAGCGTGAGCTGGGAAAGTGGATTCTGCTGAGcaaggaagaggaggacaggTACAGGAGTGGACACTGGTCGTGTCCTtcccctaaaaaaataaataaatggcgaCAAATCAGCTAAATTACACGGTTTAGAAAAGGTTCACTTAGGTTGACAGAAAGGGGACTTTTTTCCATGCGCTGGAATATCCATtggataaattttttttttttttcacagtaagAACACTGCTGGATTACTGAGGCTCTTACGGTCTTACGGTGCTGCTCATTGCAACATGAGGACAAGAAGCAGTGCTGGAATATCTTCTATGTGGAGCACCAGAGGGGATTCTTAAGTGTCAGGAAGCCAAGGAATCATCAAGATGATGCAGCTGGAGCAGCTACTGAGGGTAGGTGCTCTTTAATTATAATGGCATTTAGACAGCAGCCTTTACTAACACCTACATTTAGCATATGCGTTCCACAAACCAAACAGCCACAAGACAATTGAATCACTTGTTTCAATACCTTAAAgcttggtgttattttgtcagcCATTGAGATGGTAGAAATGTAGCTGCTTCcctggaaacaacaacaacaaaaaatatgttgACAATATAAACAgacttcaaatgttttcttttttcttcaaaaacgaaatcaaaatatgtattcactACTAAACAAGCAGGGGGGTTATGAACTGGATTGTGTCTATTCAGCAGAGCCAGTTTTGGTCAGTTTGAGTAATAAACTTAAGATTCAGTTACTTATTCAGAGTTTACATATTTCCTCACAACATATTGCAAACTTATTCTTCTTCATAAATCGATATAACTGCTGTATAGACCCTATATGATATCTGGTACTCTATGAGTATTTACATTTTGGTAATTATCTAAGGCATAACAGTCATCAAGTTTCAGCTCAATGTGGAAGTCGAACATTCTAATTTTTACTTATTCTATTCCAAAAAAATGGGGTCCTTGAATTATATCATTATAGctctttttctatgatttttgaaaaaagaaaataagaaaatgtaAACAGAAACAGCCTGGTGATAGAATGACTGCATGATTGGCTTTCACAGATTACATAGGCCATAGAATTACATATAGGCTAAAAAGAGGTGACACTGCATGATAATCGGCAACATAGGAACTTCAAGTATTCTGTCCAAAAACATTAGTAATAAGTCTGTTTTAATAAAGGCTATTAGTATTGTGTATATACTTGCTGCCAGATTAAAGCACAACCTGCGTCACCAATATGTATCCCCAGCATCCGCGAACACGCAGGCTACAGTAATTATAGGAGTCGATATTGTAGGATAAGTTACCTTCAGAGCAGGAGAGACGTCTGTGCACCTTCACCGTTAAACCGCTTACTGCTTGCTCAGGTTGAAGCCAGTCCCATTACGGTGTTGTCATGACACCAAAAATGCAAATGAACCCAATTAATTTTGCAACAGCCCTGACGTAGAGACACGGAACTTGGCTCAATGCCATTATCCATGTGTAATAGGGACTTTcttgctttcttttttgttttgtctttgtttatttGATTTCAATGTAATATGGAACTTTATGGGTGAGCTGGGCTGTGGAATTAGAAAGTTGTATTTGAGACACAAAAAAGGGGGAACAAACTGCTTAGGGACAAAAAGTTTTCATTTATTGCACTTTTTCAAAACTAGACAATCCCACCATACATATAACGTTTTTCCCATTTTGGACACGCCAaaacccgcccttcaatagcattcacacactactattggccaggcgtccacgCTTCCATGTAatggtcctatcccctgaccaatcccctaaccctaaccttaaccactcgaggtcaaatgcctaaccccaaccaatcaagctgcttcgtagggcgggtcttggcgtgaccatagtgggattcgtaattttgcctcCCGTAGCCTGTTATATTGGGTGTTGTGTCCCCTTCAAGCCGCAGGGAGGGGGTGCTGGATTACTTTTAGATTCGTGAACAcccatttagtattttttttttttttttttaactctttctGTCTCGAGCGCTGAGCTTCAAACTACCTGTGCGCGTGCTCCCTGTGTGACAGTTGGCCAAACATTTCGTCGTGGATATTTGCTCCTGCAAGCTTTTACGAGGTAACAACCAAAGGCTGtttgagaaagaaagacaaaaggtGTTTGTTTTTGACTTGGTGGTCAGAGCAGGTGCGTGTGTTCGCATGGAGATAAATTTGCGCTCGAGTCGCTGACGaatctttaaaaacatattCGACCAACCCTAGCTGTCGAAGCCAGACgcatttgttttgctttttttattgtcaaaGAGCAGCTTATCCTGCACATTTACTGTAATGAAATTAATTGCATACCCAGTTACATTTTTGTTAATTTCAGCTCGAGTTGTATGAGAGAAAATGATAAATTTACTATAATAAATGCTAATTGCGCTTGAAGTTCGTAAGCAAACTTGAATTATTTTTGCTCGTTTGCACACCTGAAGTCTACTGTAAGGATACTTACCTATAGGTGATGCTTTAAATTTTAACACATTATCTTTTAATCTTTTCACATTAGGAAGGCACGATTGAAAATCTAAAATATTGCGGACTGGTTGGCATGAACAATAACATATTTGGACTCTTTattaagctgtgtgtgtggtttaggGAGGTTACAATTTGATTCCCCATCTatccctccttttctttcttctccatCTTCTTCCTTTGTTCAGTCCTTTCTTGGCTCCTGCTTGTcttaaagttaaaaaacaagAACTGTATGATTTCCACAGAATCTTGGAACTAAAAACTATTTGGCATTGGGTGGTTTGTATCATACCatagctgtcttttttttttttatatccggCTACTCCATAATCCCAATTATCTCTGTATGCCTGGCATTT from Perca fluviatilis chromosome 23, GENO_Pfluv_1.0, whole genome shotgun sequence encodes:
- the bcat1 gene encoding branched-chain-amino-acid aminotransferase, cytosolic → MADKITPSFKAADLVIELSSTLKPKPNVIPFGTVFTDHMLTVEWNASEGWQAPLIKPFGNLSLHPATSSLHYAIQLYEGLKAYRGDDNQLRFFRPMLNLKRMSNTAKRACLPAFDESEFLECIKRLVETDQDWVPHSDSGSLYIRPTFIATEPALGLRKPGSALLYVILCQVGSYFKNKAGPLSMWADPKYTRAWKGGTGDCKMGGNYGCSLFPQYEAEEHGCQQALWLYGEDHQITEAGTMNLFLHWINEDGEEELATPPLDGLILPGVTRLSVLELTRKWGEFKVTERYLTMSQLCSALKQQRVKGMFGSGTASMICPIGHIVYQGEKLHIPCQDNNSLLTQRLTKELTDIQYGRTPSDWTILV